In the genome of Malania oleifera isolate guangnan ecotype guangnan chromosome 5, ASM2987363v1, whole genome shotgun sequence, the window TAGTCTTAAAAGAACCTACACCTAACCAGAAATTCTTGGAACAACATATTATATAGGCATTGAAATTTAGTTTGCATGCTACAGGAACTAGTTTGCAAAACAGCAACTCAGTAACTTTGCCCCAAATCCATCCTTTGCAATCTGCAATTATTTAGGCATATTctcaatagaaaaataatattcatttgATGTTCTAAAGCTCATAAGTCACTCCCACCTTTAACATTCTCTTGTGAGGAATGTCAAACACTTTCTCAGTTTGCCTTATGTTCCTTTTCAAAAAATTGTAAGCATAATTTATCACAATCCTCTTTCCCATCCTAGCTCCTTTGCTTGCAATCACCTCGCTCTCACCAATTAGGTGAATGATGCCAGCTTTCGAGGCATTCTCCACCTCAAAAATCTCTTTACTTGACATTTGTTGTCGTTTTTCATCTTTAGATTGTGTGACAAGCTCTTTCACATTATCATCATTAAACAACCTATCATCCAATTCTTCGTTCTTTCCAATGTTGTCTCCATCATCGCCAGCCCTTGGAAGCATCAATGCTTTATCCCTCACAAACTCCTTTAGTCTCTCAACTAGCAAGATTTCAAAAGGTTGTTTCTCATTTTGCACATCGGTATACCCATATCTAACAACACAGCGAAACATGTTAAGATTGCTTGGATCCAATTGGCGAAAAAAAAACCTCTCTTCCATTGGCACCTTGCTTACGGGCAGTGATTTGATAGAGACAAAAACAAGGACAGAGTGTAGCGCAGGTACATTTTCCATATAGTGCTTGAAGATGGGAGGGATTCCATGAACAAGCTCAGAGTAAAAGATGGCAAGTCCTGGCATCCTACACAAGCTTGTGTTGGCAACCAGCTCCTTCAACTTTTCTCGAGATATCTTGTGATTGAGCTCATAATAGTATTTCTTCCGGTACACATCGTTCCAAATATACATTATAGCCACTAGAAACAAGGCAAAGGCCAAGGGTAAATACCCCCCTTGATCAAATTTATAGAGAACTGAGCTCAAGTACACAAGCTCAATACTGCAAATGACAAGAACATAAGCCATTATGAGAATTATATTGGTCTTCCATATCATGGTCATGATAAGCACCAAAAACCATGATGTGAGTGCCATGACGAACACCACTGCAATTCCTGTAAAAGACAAATATAATTCATAGTTTCAAATGAGGAAAATCCCTAAATATGTAAAGAACATGTAGATCAATTTAATGGCCaagtataataaaataatagaagtaTGATTACCATATGCATTCCCAATTTTTACAGTAGTCTTGAATCCGACAGTGACTCCAACACAAGCCAACATAAGAAGATAGTTGACTTCAGGTATATAAACTTGTCCTTCATACTTTGTTGAGGTATGCACAATCTTCACACGAGGGAAGCAACCTAGAGAAAGGGATTGTTGGATTATAGAAAATGCCCCTGAGATCATGGCTTGGCTTGCTATTATCGATGCTAAAACAGCCACAACGAACATTGGCCAATATAGTGGCCCTGCACCATACAATATGTTACATAAACAAAGAGTACTAAAACAAGATGCAAATAAATGGGTTGTGTTGTAGGTTATAATAATTTGGTCATAAAATCTTGCTATAAACTTAGTTTGGCGGGGAGCTCTTCTCCAACACCTACCAGGAATAGACTTGTAGAAGGCATCTGAAACATCATCAAGGTGTTGGTGAAGGTAAGATGCTTGTCCTATATATGCAAGTACAATAGCTGGGTATGTCACAATGCACATGCTTACTTGTATGGATCGAACACTGAAGTGACCGAGGTCAGCAAACATAGCTTCGGTTCCTACATTTAGGCAACAAATTCAAGAATCATCTTgcttttttattttgtatagagGAAAAATTGTATAAGGCAAACAAAAAATCAATTGTGACCTGTTATGGAAAGGATAGTTCCGCCAAGGGAAATCCATGCTTGCTTCTTGTTCCTTTTGAAATACTCTATAATATATTGTGGATTTAAAGCTTTGATGACAATAGGATCAAATTTGATGAAATTGTAGAGGCCAATACAACCAATCATCATGAACCACACCAATATTATTGGAGCAAAACTGTAGCCCACTTTGTCGGTTCCAAATCTTTGAATTGAAAATAGAAAGACCAAGATTGCAACTGATATCCAAACAATCTTCCCTGCATAGATAAAGAGGTACACACACAAAGGAGAAAGTGACATGAATTATAAAGAAGAAGATAATGCATTTCAAGAATTCAAGCATCTATAAATTCTAACATTAATTCCATACCGATCTAGTTCATGATTTTATGAGATACTTTGTAAGttattttaaaatacaaattccatatttaaattattaaattgaagCAAATCATAGCAACAAAAGCTTATATCATTTCTAGAGAGGGACATTGTAAGTTAAAATCCATATGGAG includes:
- the LOC131155315 gene encoding potassium transporter 5-like isoform X1; this translates as MVGTSTIDLDVIEDSGNNFQEESTDDDHHRQKQQRQHDEEDAPSEAVRRKLRRHDSLDIESAKLPTSRVTSKQGGSWWVIMQLAFQSLGVVYGDIGTSPLYVLASTFPDGINHRDDLIGILSIILYTITLLTLLKYVFIVLQANDNGDGGTFALYSLICRYAKVGLIPSVQAEDREVSNYELELPNNKLRRATTLKSMLENSPFAKYFLLFVTLLGTSMVIGDGILTPCISVLSAVNGIKYAASSITEGKIVWISVAILVFLFSIQRFGTDKVGYSFAPIILVWFMMIGCIGLYNFIKFDPIVIKALNPQYIIEYFKRNKKQAWISLGGTILSITGTEAMFADLGHFSVRSIQVSMCIVTYPAIVLAYIGQASYLHQHLDDVSDAFYKSIPGPLYWPMFVVAVLASIIASQAMISGAFSIIQQSLSLGCFPRVKIVHTSTKYEGQVYIPEVNYLLMLACVGVTVGFKTTVKIGNAYGIAVVFVMALTSWFLVLIMTMIWKTNIILIMAYVLVICSIELVYLSSVLYKFDQGGYLPLAFALFLVAIMYIWNDVYRKKYYYELNHKISREKLKELVANTSLCRMPGLAIFYSELVHGIPPIFKHYMENVPALHSVLVFVSIKSLPVSKVPMEERFFFRQLDPSNLNMFRCVVRYGYTDVQNEKQPFEILLVERLKEFVRDKALMLPRAGDDGDNIGKNEELDDRLFNDDNVKELVTQSKDEKRQQMSSKEIFEVENASKAGIIHLIGESEVIASKGARMGKRIVINYAYNFLKRNIRQTEKVFDIPHKRMLKVGVTYEL
- the LOC131155315 gene encoding potassium transporter 5-like isoform X2, encoding MVGTSTIDLDVIEDSGNNFQEESTDDDHHRQKQQRQHDEEDAPSEAVRRKLRRHDSLDIESAKLPTSRVTSKGGSWWVIMQLAFQSLGVVYGDIGTSPLYVLASTFPDGINHRDDLIGILSIILYTITLLTLLKYVFIVLQANDNGDGGTFALYSLICRYAKVGLIPSVQAEDREVSNYELELPNNKLRRATTLKSMLENSPFAKYFLLFVTLLGTSMVIGDGILTPCISVLSAVNGIKYAASSITEGKIVWISVAILVFLFSIQRFGTDKVGYSFAPIILVWFMMIGCIGLYNFIKFDPIVIKALNPQYIIEYFKRNKKQAWISLGGTILSITGTEAMFADLGHFSVRSIQVSMCIVTYPAIVLAYIGQASYLHQHLDDVSDAFYKSIPGPLYWPMFVVAVLASIIASQAMISGAFSIIQQSLSLGCFPRVKIVHTSTKYEGQVYIPEVNYLLMLACVGVTVGFKTTVKIGNAYGIAVVFVMALTSWFLVLIMTMIWKTNIILIMAYVLVICSIELVYLSSVLYKFDQGGYLPLAFALFLVAIMYIWNDVYRKKYYYELNHKISREKLKELVANTSLCRMPGLAIFYSELVHGIPPIFKHYMENVPALHSVLVFVSIKSLPVSKVPMEERFFFRQLDPSNLNMFRCVVRYGYTDVQNEKQPFEILLVERLKEFVRDKALMLPRAGDDGDNIGKNEELDDRLFNDDNVKELVTQSKDEKRQQMSSKEIFEVENASKAGIIHLIGESEVIASKGARMGKRIVINYAYNFLKRNIRQTEKVFDIPHKRMLKVGVTYEL